From the genome of Vicia villosa cultivar HV-30 ecotype Madison, WI linkage group LG2, Vvil1.0, whole genome shotgun sequence, one region includes:
- the LOC131646482 gene encoding cyclic dof factor 1-like — MSQMINDSTTIKLFGTTIFLPHNIYVSSNDSSSKFAHEVFSDHSLLSSSTLDEVSQQTIEDLNTPSAETEASQQNSTKLDEQSDVSQDKTPKKPDIIVPCPRCKSMDTKFCYYNNYNVKQPRHFCKNCQRYWTSGGTARKMLVGAGRRKNKATCNYPQMSTVLTFGSNSSNITYYGGFLQPLWNVQSIPTQSGGPSKSTLGKHSRDEDMINHSNSDKAKPGFQSNNKRSNDSNEVLIPKLLRFDDPNDVARSSIWSTVGIKNGRGIFKGFGSNFDDKKNHIVEASSSVLKANPAALSRSIVLHERI; from the coding sequence ATGTCTCAGATGATTAATGATTCAACAACCATAAAACTTTTTGGTACAACCATCTTTCTGCCACACAACATCTATGTCTCTTCCAATGATTCTTCCTCAAAATTTGCTCATGAAGTTTTCTCTGATCATAGTCTCCTTTCATCTTCTACACTTGATGAAGTCTCACAACAAACCATAGAGGATTTAAACACTCCCTCAGCTGAAACAGAAGCTTCACAACAGAATTCCACAAAACTTGATGAACAAAGTGATGTGTCACAAgacaaaactccaaagaaaccAGACATAATTGTTCCATGTCCAAGATGCAAAAGCATGGACACAAAGTTTTGCTACtacaacaactacaacgtcaAACAACCCCGACACTTCTGCAAAAACTGCCAGAGATACTGGACTTCCGGTGGAACCGCGAGAAAGATGCTTGTAGGAGCAGGTCGCCGTAAGAACAAAGCCACTTGTAATTATCCTCAAATGAGTACTGTCTTGACCTTTGGATCAAATTCTTCTAATATAACATACTATGGTGGTTTTTTGCAACCATTATGGAATGTACAATCTATCCCAACACAATCTGGTGGCCCAAGCAAATCTACATTAGGGAAACATTCAAGAGATGAAGACATGATCAATCATTCCAACTCAGATAAAGCAAAGCCTGGATTCCAAAGCAACAACAAAAGAAGTAATGATAGTAATGAAGTGTTGATTCCTAAGTTACTGAGATTTGATGACCCTAATGATGTTGCAAGGAGTTCTATATGGTCAACAgtaggaatcaagaatgggagaGGAATTTTTAAGGGATTTGGATCTAACTTTGATGACAAGAAGAACCATATAGTTGAAGCATCTTCATCAGTATTGAAAGCTAACCCAGCAGCTTTATCAAGGTCTATTGTGTTACATGAGAGAATTTAA